One genomic region from Magallana gigas chromosome 3, xbMagGiga1.1, whole genome shotgun sequence encodes:
- the LOC105348759 gene encoding uncharacterized protein has translation MVRETKTLGQGDVGVPEPRHLPTVRNIVVYDSSRQVENWELMWVAQQVCDADDLHHWLLTFTDFIPRKDYQEIEKEYKDTVEKTYRLMLRWKREETNGLLQLKNLAEKLRSIRHPEIAEQLEP, from the exons ATGGTGCGAGAAACGAAAACACTAGGCCAGGGAGATGTCGGTGTACCAGAGCCAAGACATTTACCAACTGTCAGAAACATCGTTGTttacg ATTCTTCACGACAAGTGGAAAACTGGGAGCTAATGTGGGTCGCCCAGCAGGTGTGCGATGCCGACGACTTGCATCACTGGCTGTTGACAT TCACTGATTTCATTCCACGGAAGGATTACCAAGAGATAGAGAAAGAATATAAGGACACGGTAGAGAAGACATATCGTCTGATGCTGCGCTGGAAAAGGGAGGAAACCAACGGACTCTTACAACTGAAGAACCTAGCCGAAAAACTACGCTCAATACGGCACCCAGAAATAGCCGAACAGTTAGAGCCGTAG
- the LOC105348770 gene encoding tumor necrosis factor receptor superfamily member 5 isoform X1 gives MILCQASHLEKGTMLRWYLYVVGSLVVSVEGTCETDYTYRVDNTNLICGCCAPGFFKEADCQETNKSAKCKACSDGEFSLYHNQATRCHPCTISCTDRNSQLVENCTTRSDSHCQCNEGYYMKYRSAGESYCDRHSKCLPGFYVQKLGTATDDTVCVSCPTGTFQDQYNFELQCKNCSTCSTSSAETQACTAQTDTECGDKPTPQSEREKDTSDLGVIVGIVAGVLVVVAIIVTVVMCRRRGCLPQSQEKSRHEEDELRHVTAANGQLISDQSNQQGFTNGQTYTLIVPNVEDSPVKERSTSRREVVERGWMDLSLFLQKNLPISDWKFIIRELFLSVGKTADHVIEEHEANHQRNVREQIYCCLITFSQRTDMCSFDLQKLVDILSNHEHTELATSIQNDERFTVLFPNMSSENSDTEFSDVPRNQ, from the exons ATGATTTTATGTCAGGCGTCTCATTTAGAGAAAG GGACTATGTTGAGGTGGTATCTGTACGTGGTGGGCTCCCTGGTTGTGTCTGTAGAGGGGACCTGTGAGACAGACTACACATACAGAGTCGACAACACAAATCTCATCTGTGGCTGCTGCGCCCCAGGATTCTTCAAG GAGGCAGATTGCCAGGAGACGAACAAGTCAGCCAAGTGTAAGGCGTGTTCGGACGGGGAGTTCAGTCTGTACCATAACCAGGCCACGCGGTGCCACCCTTGTACCATCTCCTGTACTGACAGGAACTCCCAGCTGGTGGAGAACTGCACCACCCGATCCGACAGCCACTGCCAGTGTAATGAAGGGTACTACATGAAATACAGGTCAGCGGGGGAGAGCTATTGTGACCGACATTCCAAATGTCTGCCTGGGTTTTATGTCCAAAAATTAG GCACTGCTACAGATGACACGGTGTGTGTATCCTGTCCAACTGGAACATTCCAGGACCAATACAACTTTGAGCTCCAGTGTAAAAACTGTTCCACATGCTCCACTTCCTCAGCAGAAACACAGGCCTGCACTGCACAGACAGATACAGAGTGTGGGG ATAAACCGACACCTCAAAGTGAGAGAGAAAAGGACACATCTGACCTCGGGGTGATAGTGGGCATTGTGGCAGGGGTCCTGGTGGTGGTGGCAATCATTGTTACCGTGGTGATGTGTCGCAGGCGAGGCTGTCTACCCCAAAGCCAAGAAAAGAG CAGGCATGAAGAAGATGAGTTACGACATGTCACAGCGGCCAATGGACAACTGATCTCAGACCAGAGTAATCAGCAAGGATTTACAAATGGACAGACGTACACTCTGATCGTGCCAAATGTAGAGGACTCACCAGTGAAAG AGCGTTCTACAAGTCGTAGAGAAGTAGTGGAGAGAGGTTGGATGGACCTTAGtctttttctacaaaaaaatcTCCCTATCAGTGACTGGAAGTTCATCATCAGGGAGTTGTTCt TGTCTGTTGGGAAAACAGCTGACCACGTTATAGAGGAACACGAGGCAAATCATCAGCGGAACGTGCGGGAACAGATATACTGCTGTCTGATCACCTTCAGCCAGCGCACGGATATGTGTTCATTTGACCTTCAGAAGCTGGTTGACATTCTGAGTAACCACGAGCACACGGAGTTAGCGACTAGTATTCAAAACGATGAACGATTCACTGTGCTGTTTCCCAACATGTCTTCTGAAAACAGCGACACAGAGTTCAGTGATGTTCCTAGAAACCAGTGA
- the LOC105348770 gene encoding tumor necrosis factor receptor superfamily member 5 isoform X2 — MILCQASHLEKGTMLRWYLYVVGSLVVSVEGTCETDYTYRVDNTNLICGCCAPGFFKEADCQETNKSAKCKACSDGEFSLYHNQATRCHPCTISCTDRNSQLVENCTTRSDSHCQCNEGYYMKYRSAGESYCDRHSKCLPGFYVQKLGTATDDTVCVSCPTGTFQDQYNFELQCKNCSTCSTSSAETQACTAQTDTECGDKPTPQSEREKDTSDLGVIVGIVAGVLVVVAIIVTVVMCRRRGCLPQSQEKRHEEDELRHVTAANGQLISDQSNQQGFTNGQTYTLIVPNVEDSPVKERSTSRREVVERGWMDLSLFLQKNLPISDWKFIIRELFLSVGKTADHVIEEHEANHQRNVREQIYCCLITFSQRTDMCSFDLQKLVDILSNHEHTELATSIQNDERFTVLFPNMSSENSDTEFSDVPRNQ, encoded by the exons ATGATTTTATGTCAGGCGTCTCATTTAGAGAAAG GGACTATGTTGAGGTGGTATCTGTACGTGGTGGGCTCCCTGGTTGTGTCTGTAGAGGGGACCTGTGAGACAGACTACACATACAGAGTCGACAACACAAATCTCATCTGTGGCTGCTGCGCCCCAGGATTCTTCAAG GAGGCAGATTGCCAGGAGACGAACAAGTCAGCCAAGTGTAAGGCGTGTTCGGACGGGGAGTTCAGTCTGTACCATAACCAGGCCACGCGGTGCCACCCTTGTACCATCTCCTGTACTGACAGGAACTCCCAGCTGGTGGAGAACTGCACCACCCGATCCGACAGCCACTGCCAGTGTAATGAAGGGTACTACATGAAATACAGGTCAGCGGGGGAGAGCTATTGTGACCGACATTCCAAATGTCTGCCTGGGTTTTATGTCCAAAAATTAG GCACTGCTACAGATGACACGGTGTGTGTATCCTGTCCAACTGGAACATTCCAGGACCAATACAACTTTGAGCTCCAGTGTAAAAACTGTTCCACATGCTCCACTTCCTCAGCAGAAACACAGGCCTGCACTGCACAGACAGATACAGAGTGTGGGG ATAAACCGACACCTCAAAGTGAGAGAGAAAAGGACACATCTGACCTCGGGGTGATAGTGGGCATTGTGGCAGGGGTCCTGGTGGTGGTGGCAATCATTGTTACCGTGGTGATGTGTCGCAGGCGAGGCTGTCTACCCCAAAGCCAAGAAAAGAG GCATGAAGAAGATGAGTTACGACATGTCACAGCGGCCAATGGACAACTGATCTCAGACCAGAGTAATCAGCAAGGATTTACAAATGGACAGACGTACACTCTGATCGTGCCAAATGTAGAGGACTCACCAGTGAAAG AGCGTTCTACAAGTCGTAGAGAAGTAGTGGAGAGAGGTTGGATGGACCTTAGtctttttctacaaaaaaatcTCCCTATCAGTGACTGGAAGTTCATCATCAGGGAGTTGTTCt TGTCTGTTGGGAAAACAGCTGACCACGTTATAGAGGAACACGAGGCAAATCATCAGCGGAACGTGCGGGAACAGATATACTGCTGTCTGATCACCTTCAGCCAGCGCACGGATATGTGTTCATTTGACCTTCAGAAGCTGGTTGACATTCTGAGTAACCACGAGCACACGGAGTTAGCGACTAGTATTCAAAACGATGAACGATTCACTGTGCTGTTTCCCAACATGTCTTCTGAAAACAGCGACACAGAGTTCAGTGATGTTCCTAGAAACCAGTGA
- the LOC105348814 gene encoding F-box only protein 42: MDLSQKDSAEESQNSSESSSLQISDLPEEILEYILIHLSPYRDLKCAMSVNRQWYRLVQGVIRQMYQNFYAGILEGQLAWTGITPEVGSNITERYSHCACYYDKSMYIFGGCTSTNTTFNDLWRFDLKDRQWIRPLAIGTYPSPKACASLVVYKDSLVLFGGWSHPTPYPLHQAARFFSELHIYKPEPNRWYHMNTLSPVSPAPTAGHSASIVGDRMIVFGGSHVPGTGNNEVWVFNFIDLTWQRKHTSNKRPNPRYGQTQVTLDENHILVVGGCGGPNQIFNDLWILCLDTDPWSWQEVTINQPEFSAPQLWCHPACKVNDKIIVLSKPAKPLRPMTADPKKPTSYAYRNNKIWVPPRESPRDSPGPSGGAAATFKRPVSESDDSSSADDEENSTSRSDREHLEFKHPGDTVRGRGTSPRRSPMSHSHLQSHSYITGPDSPGPSMQAFTGPDSPGPSMQAFSTSDSRPGVLGGRHNAVKNREKQLEALKKFEERLRESLARQSGTQGQNQSTNDSSRKNRLRELRTPIHLHVLDISNIVQSHTATWQPVKENSSLEAPEETIFYTLVEGRGELVMFGGIQRDIQFMQRGMDVKSHVVSNNLYILSHSQVSL, encoded by the exons ATGGATCTGTCGCAAAAGGACTCCGCGGAAGAGTCTCAAAACTCCAGTGAAAGCTCTTCACTTCAAATATCAGATCTGCCAGAGGAAATCTTGGAGTACATTCTTATCCACTTGTCCCCTTACAGAGATTTAAAATGTGCCATGTCGGTAAACAGACAGTGGTATCGCCTTGTTCAAG GTGTGATTCGTCAGATGTACCAGAACTTTTACGCAGGGATTTTAGAGGGGCAGTTGGCCTGGACAGGTATCACTCCTGAGGTGGGCTCTAACATTACTGAGCGATACTCCCACTGTGCCTGCTATTATGACAAATCCATGTACATATTTGGAGGATGCACCTCCACCAACACTACATTCAACGACCTGTGGAGGTTTGACCTCAAGGACAGACAGTGGATCAGACCACTTGCCATAG GGACATATCCTTCCCCCAAAGCTTGTGCTAGTTTGGTTGTGTACAAGGACAGTTTGGTTTTGTTTGGGGGATGGAGTCACCCCACCCCCTACCCTCTCCATCAG GCTGCCCGGTTTTTCTCTGAGTTACATATCTACAAACCGGAACCGAATCGCTGGTACCACATGAACACTTTGTCACCGGTCAGTCCCGCCCCCACAGCTGGTCACTCTGCCTCCATTGTGGGCGACAGGATGATTGTGTTTGGAGGATCCCATGTTCCTGGCACAGG AAACAATGAAGTGTGggtgtttaatttcattgacTTGACATGGCAGAGGAAGCACACCAGCAACAAACGACCTAACCCTCGCTATGGACAGACTCAG GTGACCTTGGATGAGAACCACATTCTAGTGGTAGGGGGATGTGGGGGACCAAATCAG ATTTTCAATGACCTTTGGATTCTCTGTCTGGACACTGACCCCTGGAGCTGGCAGGAAGTGACCATCAATCAGCCAGAGTTCTCCGCCCCCCAACTGTGGTGTCACCCTGCATGCAAG GTAAATGACAAGATAATTGTGTTGAGTAAGCCTGCTAAACCTCTACGACCTATGACTGCTGACCCCAAGAAGCCCACCAGTTACGCCTACAGGAACAACAAAATCTGGGTCCCTCCTCGGGAATCCCCCAGGGACTCTCCAGGACCCTCGGGTGGGG CTGCTGCTACATTCAAGCGACCAGTTTCAGAGAGTGATGACAGCTCCAGTGCTGATGACGAAGAGAATTCAACTTCAAGGTCAGATAGGGAACATTTAGAGTTCAAACACCCTGGCGACACTGTTAGAGGTCGCGGTACATCACCCAGGAGATCCCCAATGTCTCACAGTCATCTCCAGAGTCACAGTTACATCACTGGCCCAGATTCCCCGGGACCTTCCATGCAGGCATTCACCGGCCCGGATTCTCCCGGACCTTCCATGCAGGCATTCAGTACCAGTGACTCCCGACCTGGGGTGCTAGGAGGGAGACACAATGCCGTGAAAAACCGAGAAAAGCAGCTGGAAGCTCTGAAGAAGTTTGAGGAGAGGCTGAGGGAAAGTTTGGCTAGACAGTCGGGAACGCAGGGTCAAAACCAGTCGACCAATGACAGTTCTAGAAAAAATCGCCTGAGGGAGCTGCGTACTCCCATACATCTACATGTGCTGGACATCTCTAATATTGTGCAATCTCATACTGCCACATGGCAGCCAGTGAAGGAGAATTCTTCTTTGGAGGCTCCCGAGGAGACAATATTTTACACGCTAGTGGAGGGGCGGGGGGAATTGGTCATGTTTGGGGGGATTCAGAGGGACATTCAGTTTATGCAGAGGGGGATGGATGTCAAATCTCATGTGGTCAGCAACAACCTGTACATCCTGTCCCACTCACAAGTCTCCCTATGA
- the LOC105348770 gene encoding tumor necrosis factor receptor superfamily member 5 isoform X3, with protein sequence MLRWYLYVVGSLVVSVEGTCETDYTYRVDNTNLICGCCAPGFFKEADCQETNKSAKCKACSDGEFSLYHNQATRCHPCTISCTDRNSQLVENCTTRSDSHCQCNEGYYMKYRSAGESYCDRHSKCLPGFYVQKLGTATDDTVCVSCPTGTFQDQYNFELQCKNCSTCSTSSAETQACTAQTDTECGDKPTPQSEREKDTSDLGVIVGIVAGVLVVVAIIVTVVMCRRRGCLPQSQEKSRHEEDELRHVTAANGQLISDQSNQQGFTNGQTYTLIVPNVEDSPVKERSTSRREVVERGWMDLSLFLQKNLPISDWKFIIRELFLSVGKTADHVIEEHEANHQRNVREQIYCCLITFSQRTDMCSFDLQKLVDILSNHEHTELATSIQNDERFTVLFPNMSSENSDTEFSDVPRNQ encoded by the exons ATGTTGAGGTGGTATCTGTACGTGGTGGGCTCCCTGGTTGTGTCTGTAGAGGGGACCTGTGAGACAGACTACACATACAGAGTCGACAACACAAATCTCATCTGTGGCTGCTGCGCCCCAGGATTCTTCAAG GAGGCAGATTGCCAGGAGACGAACAAGTCAGCCAAGTGTAAGGCGTGTTCGGACGGGGAGTTCAGTCTGTACCATAACCAGGCCACGCGGTGCCACCCTTGTACCATCTCCTGTACTGACAGGAACTCCCAGCTGGTGGAGAACTGCACCACCCGATCCGACAGCCACTGCCAGTGTAATGAAGGGTACTACATGAAATACAGGTCAGCGGGGGAGAGCTATTGTGACCGACATTCCAAATGTCTGCCTGGGTTTTATGTCCAAAAATTAG GCACTGCTACAGATGACACGGTGTGTGTATCCTGTCCAACTGGAACATTCCAGGACCAATACAACTTTGAGCTCCAGTGTAAAAACTGTTCCACATGCTCCACTTCCTCAGCAGAAACACAGGCCTGCACTGCACAGACAGATACAGAGTGTGGGG ATAAACCGACACCTCAAAGTGAGAGAGAAAAGGACACATCTGACCTCGGGGTGATAGTGGGCATTGTGGCAGGGGTCCTGGTGGTGGTGGCAATCATTGTTACCGTGGTGATGTGTCGCAGGCGAGGCTGTCTACCCCAAAGCCAAGAAAAGAG CAGGCATGAAGAAGATGAGTTACGACATGTCACAGCGGCCAATGGACAACTGATCTCAGACCAGAGTAATCAGCAAGGATTTACAAATGGACAGACGTACACTCTGATCGTGCCAAATGTAGAGGACTCACCAGTGAAAG AGCGTTCTACAAGTCGTAGAGAAGTAGTGGAGAGAGGTTGGATGGACCTTAGtctttttctacaaaaaaatcTCCCTATCAGTGACTGGAAGTTCATCATCAGGGAGTTGTTCt TGTCTGTTGGGAAAACAGCTGACCACGTTATAGAGGAACACGAGGCAAATCATCAGCGGAACGTGCGGGAACAGATATACTGCTGTCTGATCACCTTCAGCCAGCGCACGGATATGTGTTCATTTGACCTTCAGAAGCTGGTTGACATTCTGAGTAACCACGAGCACACGGAGTTAGCGACTAGTATTCAAAACGATGAACGATTCACTGTGCTGTTTCCCAACATGTCTTCTGAAAACAGCGACACAGAGTTCAGTGATGTTCCTAGAAACCAGTGA